Proteins from one Mycolicibacter virginiensis genomic window:
- a CDS encoding DNA-binding protein, with protein MTDAATAPTEGNRFISLRAAGERVGLSYWAIRGRVRDGVLPAYRTGPNSALRVKVSDVDALLVPVVPHRD; from the coding sequence GTGACCGATGCCGCCACCGCCCCCACCGAGGGGAACCGGTTCATCAGCCTGCGCGCAGCAGGTGAGCGGGTGGGCTTGTCGTACTGGGCCATTCGTGGCCGGGTCCGCGACGGCGTACTGCCCGCCTACCGCACCGGGCCGAACTCCGCGCTGCGGGTCAAGGTCAGCGATGTCGACGCGCTGCTGGTGCCCGTTGTGCCGCACCGTGACTGA
- a CDS encoding helix-turn-helix domain-containing protein → MTAPTIAAAGGYLTTAEVGTRLGGLSDQTIRKFVHAEGLPAHRVNRRLYFDPTEVDAWIRNRNEQAPRDDHRAVIRALVDAAPELTDEQAARIRTILTGGAA, encoded by the coding sequence ATGACTGCACCCACCATCGCCGCCGCTGGCGGCTACCTCACAACCGCCGAAGTCGGTACGCGCCTGGGCGGCCTGTCCGATCAGACGATCCGCAAGTTCGTCCATGCCGAAGGTCTACCGGCCCACCGCGTCAACCGGCGTCTGTACTTCGACCCCACCGAGGTCGACGCCTGGATTCGCAACCGCAACGAGCAGGCCCCGCGTGACGATCACCGCGCCGTCATCCGCGCCCTGGTCGACGCCGCCCCCGAGCTGACCGACGAGCAGGCCGCCCGCATCCGCACCATCCTGACCGGCGGCGCCGCGTGA
- a CDS encoding recombinase family protein — MDATTAPTRRAALYLRISRDLTGEGLAVERQRELCQQIVSLRGWTVVDEFVDNSISASDARKNRPGYDALVAAYDAGSFDALVCYDMDRLTRQPRQMEDWLDAAEKNGLALVTANGEADLTTDAGRTFVRVRMAFARGEVERKSARQKAAAVQRANLGRPPLGTRLTGYTSRGEVVPDEAELVRRIFKLFHAGESLRGIARTLTNEGTSARSGKPWNPTSVYGILANPRYCGRSIYNRLATETDARKARRNGEVTEALTVTRGTWEALVSEDVFDAVQAILTDPRRITNRQGTERKHLGSGLFLCATCDQPVVSFSGGRYRCKAACVNRAHGPVDYDRIRQIITADDDQDAPRARGVDEFVTAVVAERLRRPDARKRLAPPKANTAPLRAEQDALRARLAKVDADYDDDLIDARRWRTKKEKIGAQLAEVDRKIKAVQPGGGALDDVLAAPHPSEAFMAASLMARRSVIDALCEVRLRRGTRGSKTFDPNTIRIDWRR; from the coding sequence ATGGACGCCACCACCGCTCCCACCCGCCGCGCCGCCCTCTACCTGCGCATTTCCCGTGATCTGACCGGCGAAGGACTGGCCGTCGAGCGTCAACGCGAGCTGTGCCAGCAGATCGTGAGCCTGCGCGGCTGGACGGTTGTCGATGAGTTCGTGGACAACAGCATCAGCGCGAGTGACGCCCGCAAGAACCGGCCCGGCTACGACGCGCTGGTGGCGGCGTATGACGCCGGGTCATTCGACGCCCTGGTCTGTTACGACATGGACCGCCTCACCCGCCAGCCCCGGCAGATGGAGGACTGGCTGGACGCCGCCGAGAAGAACGGCCTGGCGCTGGTGACCGCCAACGGCGAGGCCGACCTGACCACCGACGCGGGCCGAACCTTCGTGCGGGTGCGCATGGCGTTCGCGCGCGGCGAGGTCGAACGCAAGAGCGCACGACAGAAGGCGGCGGCGGTGCAGCGTGCCAACCTCGGCCGCCCACCGCTGGGCACACGGCTCACCGGCTACACGTCCAGGGGCGAGGTCGTGCCCGACGAGGCCGAGTTGGTGCGGCGCATCTTCAAGCTGTTCCATGCCGGGGAGTCGCTGCGCGGCATCGCCCGCACCCTGACCAACGAAGGCACCAGCGCCCGCAGCGGCAAGCCCTGGAACCCGACGAGCGTCTACGGCATCCTGGCGAACCCGCGCTATTGCGGCCGGTCGATCTACAACCGCCTTGCCACCGAGACCGACGCCCGCAAGGCCCGCCGGAACGGTGAGGTGACCGAGGCGCTGACGGTCACCCGTGGCACCTGGGAGGCCCTGGTGTCCGAGGACGTGTTCGACGCTGTGCAGGCCATCCTCACTGACCCCCGGCGGATCACCAACCGGCAAGGCACCGAACGCAAACACCTGGGCAGCGGCCTGTTCTTGTGCGCCACCTGCGACCAGCCGGTGGTCAGTTTCAGCGGTGGCCGGTACCGGTGCAAGGCGGCGTGCGTCAACCGTGCGCACGGGCCGGTCGACTACGACCGCATCCGGCAGATCATCACCGCCGACGACGACCAGGACGCCCCGCGGGCGCGCGGTGTGGACGAGTTCGTTACGGCGGTAGTAGCCGAGCGCCTGCGCCGCCCTGACGCCCGCAAGCGGCTGGCACCACCGAAGGCCAACACCGCGCCCCTGCGGGCTGAGCAGGACGCTCTACGGGCGCGCCTGGCCAAGGTTGATGCCGACTACGACGACGACCTGATCGACGCCAGGCGGTGGCGCACCAAGAAGGAGAAGATCGGCGCGCAGCTGGCCGAGGTCGACCGCAAGATCAAGGCGGTGCAGCCCGGCGGCGGTGCGCTCGATGACGTGCTCGCCGCGCCCCACCCCTCCGAGGCATTCATGGCGGCATCGTTGATGGCCCGCCGCAGCGTGATTGACGCACTGTGCGAGGTACGACTCCGGCGCGGCACGCGCGGATCGAAGACGTTTGACCCCAACACGATCCGCATCGACTGGCGTCGCTGA
- a CDS encoding type II toxin-antitoxin system Phd/YefM family antitoxin has protein sequence MTTLPLAEVRANLSKLVDEAVRTHQRVEVTRQGRRAAVLLSADDYDSIMETLDILSDAAAMAAVREAEADIAAGRLYSADEVEAELRAKGIVK, from the coding sequence ATGACAACGCTGCCCTTGGCTGAGGTGCGGGCAAATCTGTCCAAGCTGGTCGACGAGGCCGTCCGCACGCATCAGCGCGTCGAAGTCACCCGGCAGGGACGTCGAGCGGCAGTCCTGCTCAGCGCTGACGATTACGACTCGATCATGGAGACGCTGGACATCCTCAGCGACGCAGCCGCCATGGCCGCGGTGCGGGAGGCGGAGGCCGACATCGCCGCTGGGCGCCTCTACTCCGCCGACGAGGTTGAGGCAGAACTCCGCGCGAAGGGCATCGTGAAATAG
- a CDS encoding type II toxin-antitoxin system RelE family toxin: protein MALHGELAGRLSARRGDFRVIYEVFDDKVLVRVIDVRHRRDVYR from the coding sequence ATGGCGCTGCACGGTGAACTCGCAGGCAGGCTCTCCGCCAGGCGCGGGGATTTCAGGGTGATCTACGAAGTTTTCGACGATAAAGTGCTCGTTCGGGTTATCGACGTGCGTCACAGGCGAGACGTCTATCGATGA
- a CDS encoding SRPBCC family protein, producing MPNITASVVLTHPPQVVWDYIIHPDNIGNVLPGIVSVDAGKEPPYAPGDLWHGVSRSLGITDKWTGVFVRVEAPRVMEFRITESRFPSTTTDTLEEVPGGTRYTCRITGKPALGGSLGRMLDTVLSRVLQRVLAKHQSKLPAHIDAWALTQG from the coding sequence ATGCCCAACATAACGGCATCGGTTGTCCTCACCCACCCGCCACAAGTGGTCTGGGACTACATCATCCACCCGGACAACATCGGCAACGTCTTGCCAGGAATCGTCTCCGTCGATGCAGGCAAGGAGCCGCCGTATGCCCCCGGCGATCTGTGGCATGGCGTGAGCCGATCGCTGGGCATTACCGACAAGTGGACAGGTGTCTTTGTCCGAGTAGAGGCCCCACGGGTGATGGAATTTCGGATCACCGAATCGAGATTTCCCTCAACCACGACCGACACGCTGGAGGAAGTGCCCGGCGGAACCCGCTACACCTGCCGAATCACTGGCAAGCCCGCACTAGGCGGATCGCTCGGCCGAATGCTTGACACCGTTCTATCGCGAGTCCTGCAGCGGGTACTGGCGAAGCATCAGTCCAAGCTGCCCGCTCACATTGACGCGTGGGCGCTGACGCAGGGCTGA
- the arr gene encoding NAD(+)--rifampin ADP-ribosyltransferase, whose product MDAIDDEGPFFHGTKAALAVGDLLLAGFRSNYRPEIVMNHIYFTALRDGAGLAAELAAGDGTPRVYRIEPTGAYENDPNVTDKKFPGNPTRSYRSSEPLRVVEEIHDWPRLTPEALQEWHDRLAALRAEGLDEIIN is encoded by the coding sequence ATGGACGCGATCGATGACGAAGGCCCGTTCTTCCACGGCACCAAAGCAGCACTAGCGGTTGGGGACCTACTGCTCGCGGGCTTCCGTTCCAACTACCGGCCCGAAATCGTCATGAACCACATCTATTTCACCGCCCTGCGCGACGGAGCCGGGCTGGCCGCCGAACTCGCGGCCGGCGACGGGACGCCGCGGGTGTATCGGATCGAACCGACCGGTGCATACGAGAACGATCCGAACGTCACCGACAAGAAGTTCCCCGGCAATCCAACCCGGTCCTACCGCAGCAGCGAACCGCTGCGGGTCGTTGAAGAGATCCACGACTGGCCGCGGCTGACGCCCGAAGCACTTCAGGAGTGGCACGACCGATTGGCTGCACTGCGCGCAGAAGGGCTCGACGAGATCATCAACTGA
- a CDS encoding nuclear transport factor 2 family protein, whose amino-acid sequence MIYRWLVRRQAAAGWQRLSEQRFDETPLADDMHFVFLGDHELAADLRGAETVRNWLRDQLLARLPNLRFVVDETVVEGGPWSTRVATRYHTEQDGRLIYRGVYFGRVVWGKVVEEIILPDTKALSAALAR is encoded by the coding sequence ATGATCTATCGCTGGTTGGTACGCAGGCAGGCTGCGGCTGGGTGGCAACGACTGTCCGAGCAGCGGTTCGACGAAACTCCACTCGCCGATGACATGCACTTTGTCTTCCTCGGCGACCATGAATTGGCCGCCGACCTTCGCGGGGCCGAGACGGTACGCAATTGGCTGCGCGATCAGCTGCTGGCCCGGCTGCCGAACCTGCGGTTCGTAGTCGACGAGACCGTGGTTGAAGGCGGGCCCTGGTCGACCCGGGTGGCGACCCGCTACCACACCGAGCAAGACGGCCGGCTCATCTATCGCGGCGTCTACTTCGGGCGGGTGGTGTGGGGCAAAGTCGTTGAAGAGATCATTCTTCCTGACACCAAAGCGCTTTCGGCCGCCCTTGCCCGGTAG